The Deinococcus sp. Marseille-Q6407 genome has a window encoding:
- a CDS encoding DUF2087 domain-containing protein yields MFKSFDGFTDDYGRITTWPSSKRTQHRMAILDYLTGLFESGRIYSAEEVSRLLRDHADDALEATLLTELLDGDYLTRDERGLWRADSRPTGANTPVRGD; encoded by the coding sequence ATGTTCAAAAGCTTCGATGGTTTCACTGACGATTACGGGCGCATCACGACCTGGCCCAGCAGCAAGCGCACCCAGCACAGAATGGCCATTCTGGATTATCTGACCGGCCTGTTCGAATCGGGCCGAATCTACTCGGCCGAGGAAGTCAGCCGGTTGCTGCGCGACCACGCCGACGACGCCTTGGAAGCGACCCTGCTGACCGAGCTGCTGGACGGCGACTACCTGACCCGTGACGAGCGCGGGCTGTGGCGCGCCGACAGCCGCCCGACCGGCGCCAACACGCCTGTGCGGGGCGACTAA
- the proC gene encoding pyrroline-5-carboxylate reductase: MKLAIIGTGKLGSALLAGITARGVVDPADIAVLGRDPRKAAAVAERFGVQTAGRQELNGAERILVCVQPRSFPEVAEWASQYDAGYISTMAGVTLSTLRRGLNTGRVVRAMPSLAATIGRSQTALTGTPKAQAAGDLAFATQLFGAVGDTYDIPEHLFDAFTGMSASGLAYAAAFAEALADGGVRMGLPRPVAGELARKLLGASGELLESRAHPALLKDEVCSPSGTTIAGIQALEAHRFRSSVIEAVVAATLRGQELGAEQE; encoded by the coding sequence ATGAAACTGGCGATCATAGGCACCGGAAAACTGGGCAGCGCCCTGCTGGCGGGCATCACGGCGCGGGGGGTGGTGGACCCGGCCGACATCGCGGTGCTGGGCCGCGACCCACGCAAGGCGGCAGCGGTGGCCGAACGCTTCGGGGTGCAGACGGCCGGGCGGCAGGAGCTGAACGGCGCCGAACGCATTCTGGTGTGTGTGCAGCCGCGCAGCTTTCCGGAGGTGGCCGAGTGGGCCTCGCAGTACGACGCCGGTTATATCAGCACCATGGCGGGCGTGACCCTGAGCACGCTGCGCCGGGGCCTGAACACCGGCCGGGTGGTGCGGGCCATGCCCAGCCTGGCCGCCACCATCGGCCGCTCGCAAACCGCCCTGACCGGCACGCCCAAGGCGCAGGCGGCCGGCGACCTGGCCTTTGCCACGCAGCTGTTCGGCGCGGTGGGCGACACCTACGACATCCCCGAGCATCTTTTCGACGCGTTTACCGGCATGAGCGCCTCGGGGCTGGCCTACGCAGCCGCCTTTGCCGAGGCGCTGGCCGACGGTGGCGTGCGGATGGGGCTGCCCCGGCCGGTCGCCGGCGAACTGGCCCGCAAGCTGCTGGGCGCCAGCGGCGAACTGCTGGAAAGCCGCGCCCACCCGGCCCTGCTCAAGGACGAGGTGTGCAGTCCCAGCGGCACCACCATCGCCGGCATTCAGGCGCTGGAAGCCCACAGGTTTCGCAGCAGCGTGATCGAAGCGGTGGTGGCCGCCACCCTGCGCGGGCAGGAGCTGGGCGCAGAACAAGAATAG
- a CDS encoding fumarylacetoacetate hydrolase family protein, translated as MQLIRINHAGAPRWGRLEEGTVHLLSGTLRGGGLSDSEDTVPFDPAVLLPPAEPSKIVCVGRNYADHIREMGHAGPGGSGLPAEPGIFLKGPNALAEPGGAVEYPEWTENFHFEGELALVIGQRAKNLKANEALGAVLGYTCALDLTARDRQKEDLQWFRAKSADRFCPLGPWLETQLDPTDLHIQTRINGEVRQDGRTSHMIFDPVQVLVYVSRYVTLEPGDIVLTGTPEGVGPLRRGDTVEVEVEGIGVLTTPIV; from the coding sequence ATGCAACTGATCAGAATCAACCATGCGGGCGCCCCGCGCTGGGGCCGCCTGGAAGAAGGCACGGTTCACCTGCTGAGCGGCACGCTGCGCGGCGGTGGCCTGAGTGACAGCGAGGACACCGTGCCGTTTGACCCGGCAGTACTGCTGCCTCCGGCCGAACCCAGCAAGATCGTGTGCGTGGGCCGCAACTACGCCGACCACATCCGCGAGATGGGCCACGCCGGCCCCGGCGGCAGCGGCCTGCCGGCCGAGCCGGGCATCTTTCTCAAGGGCCCCAATGCGCTGGCCGAACCCGGCGGCGCCGTGGAGTATCCCGAATGGACCGAGAACTTTCACTTCGAGGGCGAGCTGGCGCTGGTGATCGGACAGCGCGCCAAGAACCTGAAGGCCAACGAGGCGCTGGGCGCAGTGCTGGGCTACACCTGTGCCCTGGACCTGACCGCCCGCGACCGGCAGAAAGAGGACCTGCAGTGGTTCCGCGCCAAGTCGGCTGACCGCTTCTGCCCGCTGGGCCCCTGGCTGGAAACCCAGCTGGACCCCACCGATCTGCATATTCAGACCCGCATCAACGGTGAGGTGAGGCAGGACGGCCGCACCTCGCACATGATCTTCGACCCGGTGCAGGTACTGGTGTATGTGTCGCGTTACGTGACGCTGGAACCCGGCGATATCGTGCTAACCGGCACTCCCGAGGGCGTGGGCCCGCTGCGGCGCGGCGACACGGTCGAGGTGGAAGTGGAAGGCATCGGCGTGCTGACCACCCCCATCGTCTGA
- a CDS encoding MliC family protein, with amino-acid sequence MKKAVMLMSVLVAATGSAFAGGGAVPATKAPQPTVTSHRYACANAQSVQVRYVDTDPVLKRDPVLAIVNYHGQSYGLAPAVSASGSRFVGLAGLNTASGLEWWEHQGEGTLSTYNPANGQTKTLVSGCRIQR; translated from the coding sequence ATGAAAAAAGCTGTGATGTTGATGTCGGTTCTGGTGGCGGCGACCGGTTCTGCGTTCGCCGGTGGCGGCGCGGTGCCTGCGACCAAGGCCCCCCAGCCCACCGTGACCAGCCACCGCTACGCCTGCGCCAACGCCCAGAGCGTGCAGGTGCGTTACGTGGACACCGACCCGGTGCTGAAGCGTGACCCGGTGCTGGCCATAGTGAACTACCACGGTCAGAGCTACGGCCTGGCCCCGGCCGTCAGCGCCAGCGGCAGCCGCTTTGTGGGTCTGGCTGGTCTGAACACCGCCAGCGGCCTGGAATGGTGGGAACACCAGGGCGAAGGCACCCTGAGCACCTACAACCCGGCCAACGGCCAGACCAAGACTCTGGTCTCCGGCTGCCGCATTCAGCGCTGA
- the recQ gene encoding DNA helicase RecQ: MTAPHPSAPAEPPAEAHRLLRDLWGYDSFRWRQGEIVAQVAGGGDALVLMPTGGGKSLCYQLPSLLRPGVGVVVSPLIALMQDQVDALRQLGIRAAFLNSSLSLDSVREVEAALRAGELDLLYVAPERLLMEGTLRLLESVPLALFAIDEAHCVSQWGHDFRPEYQGLGVLAERFPNTPRIALTATADDRTRADIVAVLGLEGAPQFTASFDRPNIQYRVAGKDNAKRQLLDFIRSEHVGDAGIVYCLSRRSVEETAAFLSENGIEALPYHAGLSHAQRQQAQERFLREDGLVVVATVAFGMGIDKPDVRFVAHLDLPKSLEGYYQETGRAGRDGEPSTAWMVYGLGDVVNLRRMLAGSTAPEWVQRIESAKLDALLGYCETAGCRRENLLAYFGQEYQGPCGNCDNCLNPPQVREMTREAQMALSAAVRTGNRYGAAHLTDVLLGRDTDKVRQAGHQALPTFGVGAEHDERTWRGVLRQMVSLGYLEAGEHYGLSATARSRELLRGGAQFLLREEVLRPTSNRRKSSKSAAAPADLPAAAQPAFEALREWRAQEAKAQGMPAYIIFDNKTLAAIAALRPSSLATLGTVSGVGAKKLEQYGQAVLDVLGGLD, from the coding sequence ATGACCGCGCCCCACCCGTCTGCCCCGGCCGAGCCGCCCGCCGAAGCCCACCGCCTGCTGCGTGACCTGTGGGGTTACGATTCCTTTCGCTGGCGTCAGGGCGAGATCGTGGCGCAGGTGGCCGGCGGCGGCGACGCCCTGGTGCTGATGCCCACCGGCGGCGGCAAGAGCCTGTGCTACCAGCTGCCTTCGCTGCTGCGCCCCGGCGTGGGCGTGGTGGTCAGTCCCCTGATTGCGCTGATGCAGGACCAGGTAGACGCCCTGCGGCAGCTGGGTATCCGGGCGGCGTTTCTGAATTCCAGCCTGAGCCTGGACAGCGTGCGCGAGGTGGAAGCGGCGCTGCGGGCCGGCGAGCTGGACCTGCTGTATGTGGCCCCCGAGCGCCTGCTGATGGAGGGGACCTTGCGGCTGCTGGAAAGCGTGCCGCTGGCCCTGTTCGCCATTGACGAGGCGCACTGCGTCAGCCAGTGGGGCCACGACTTCCGGCCCGAGTATCAGGGGCTGGGGGTGTTGGCAGAGCGCTTTCCGAACACGCCGCGTATCGCCCTGACCGCCACCGCCGACGACCGCACCCGCGCCGATATCGTGGCGGTGCTGGGGCTGGAGGGAGCGCCGCAGTTCACCGCGTCGTTCGACCGGCCCAACATCCAGTACCGGGTGGCCGGGAAGGACAACGCCAAGCGGCAGCTGCTGGACTTTATCCGCAGTGAACATGTCGGCGACGCGGGCATCGTGTACTGTTTGTCGCGCCGGTCGGTGGAGGAGACGGCCGCCTTCCTGTCCGAGAACGGCATAGAGGCGCTGCCCTACCACGCCGGGCTCTCTCACGCCCAGCGGCAGCAGGCCCAGGAACGGTTTCTGCGCGAAGACGGCCTGGTGGTGGTCGCCACCGTGGCGTTCGGCATGGGCATCGACAAGCCGGACGTGCGCTTCGTGGCGCACCTGGACCTGCCCAAGAGCCTGGAAGGTTACTACCAGGAAACCGGCCGGGCGGGCCGTGACGGCGAGCCCAGCACCGCCTGGATGGTGTACGGCCTGGGCGACGTGGTCAACCTGCGCCGGATGCTGGCTGGCAGCACGGCGCCCGAGTGGGTGCAGCGCATCGAGAGCGCCAAGCTGGACGCCCTGCTGGGCTACTGCGAGACGGCCGGCTGCCGGCGTGAGAACCTGCTGGCCTATTTCGGGCAGGAGTACCAGGGCCCCTGCGGCAACTGTGACAACTGCCTCAACCCCCCGCAGGTCCGCGAGATGACCCGCGAGGCGCAGATGGCCCTGAGCGCCGCTGTGCGCACCGGCAACCGCTACGGCGCCGCTCACCTGACCGACGTGCTGCTGGGCCGCGACACCGACAAGGTGCGGCAGGCCGGGCACCAGGCGCTGCCTACCTTCGGCGTGGGCGCGGAGCACGACGAGCGCACCTGGCGCGGGGTGCTGCGCCAGATGGTCAGCCTGGGCTACCTGGAAGCCGGCGAACACTACGGCCTAAGCGCCACCGCCAGAAGCCGCGAACTGCTGCGCGGCGGGGCCCAGTTCCTGCTGCGCGAGGAGGTGCTGCGGCCTACCAGCAACCGCCGCAAGTCGTCCAAATCTGCCGCTGCTCCGGCGGACCTGCCGGCCGCTGCCCAGCCAGCCTTCGAGGCCCTGCGCGAGTGGCGCGCCCAAGAAGCCAAGGCACAGGGCATGCCCGCCTACATCATCTTCGACAACAAGACGCTGGCGGCTATTGCAGCGCTGCGGCCTTCTTCGCTGGCGACCCTGGGCACCGTTAGCGGAGTGGGCGCCAAGAAGCTGGAGCAGTACGGGCAGGCGGTGCTGGACGTGCTGGGCGGCCTGGACTGA
- a CDS encoding aspartate aminotransferase family protein, translated as MSSSLPPMIRAEDVLNESFSAQQARDLDLKYGNEELLYGLDMLGVAGPFTRLSPWELQDMDGQRLIMAASYAATPFGEMHPDLTGFMAEFMQKNRAMVLPQQSISSWRAALGANLVRLLASQLPSHADSQVFFCSSGTEAVEGALKFAKAYRPNASYFISFRGAYHGKTYGSLSLTPNPEYQDIFRPLVPGALTSPYGDLEALKTLVRRVGAKNVAAIIVEPIQGEGGVIIPPIGFLTGVGDLCREHGIVCIADEIQTGLGRTGHWFESAAQGLDPDIITLAKPLGGGLSAVGATIARQDIYKKMLGGLSSKRHSNTFGGGALSMAVGLRSLELLVEQNLPERSLRLGEQGLARMKALQGRYPGLLQDVRGQGLLLAMQFHPVVGQLPLPGAVKELAYEATAILAMRELHGSGVIANLSLSSKRTVRLSPALNIPEELFAELMTRVEDFAGRNPSAGKLLTNTPPDLLARLTAFAATKPKKRTPSDG; from the coding sequence ATGTCTTCTTCTCTTCCTCCCATGATCCGCGCCGAGGACGTGCTGAACGAGAGCTTCAGCGCCCAGCAGGCCCGCGACCTCGACCTGAAGTACGGCAACGAAGAGCTGCTGTACGGCCTCGACATGTTGGGCGTGGCTGGCCCCTTTACCCGCCTGAGCCCCTGGGAGCTGCAGGACATGGACGGCCAGCGGCTGATCATGGCCGCCAGCTACGCCGCCACCCCTTTCGGCGAAATGCACCCCGACCTGACCGGTTTTATGGCCGAATTCATGCAGAAAAACCGGGCGATGGTCCTGCCGCAGCAGAGCATCAGCTCATGGCGGGCGGCGCTGGGTGCCAACCTGGTGCGGCTGCTGGCCTCACAGCTGCCCTCGCACGCTGACAGCCAGGTCTTTTTCTGCTCGTCGGGCACCGAAGCGGTGGAAGGCGCGCTGAAGTTCGCCAAGGCGTACCGGCCGAACGCCAGCTATTTCATCTCGTTCCGGGGCGCCTATCACGGCAAAACCTACGGCAGTCTCAGCCTGACGCCCAACCCGGAATATCAGGACATCTTCCGGCCGCTGGTGCCCGGCGCGCTGACCAGCCCCTACGGTGACCTGGAAGCCCTGAAAACGCTGGTGCGGCGGGTGGGAGCCAAGAACGTGGCCGCCATCATCGTGGAGCCGATTCAGGGCGAAGGCGGCGTGATCATCCCGCCGATCGGCTTCCTGACCGGGGTGGGCGACCTGTGCCGCGAGCACGGCATCGTCTGCATCGCCGACGAAATCCAGACTGGCCTGGGCCGCACCGGGCACTGGTTCGAGTCGGCGGCGCAGGGCCTGGACCCGGACATCATCACCCTCGCCAAGCCGCTGGGCGGCGGCCTGAGTGCGGTGGGCGCCACCATCGCCCGGCAGGACATCTACAAGAAGATGCTGGGCGGCCTCAGCTCCAAGCGGCACTCCAACACCTTTGGCGGTGGAGCGCTGAGCATGGCGGTAGGCCTGCGCTCGCTGGAACTGCTGGTAGAGCAGAATCTGCCGGAGCGGTCGCTGCGGCTGGGCGAACAGGGCCTGGCCCGGATGAAGGCGCTGCAAGGCCGCTACCCCGGCCTGCTGCAGGACGTGCGCGGCCAGGGCTTGCTGCTGGCGATGCAGTTTCACCCGGTGGTGGGCCAGCTGCCGCTGCCCGGCGCCGTCAAGGAGCTGGCCTACGAGGCCACCGCAATTCTGGCGATGCGCGAGCTGCATGGAAGCGGCGTGATCGCCAACCTGAGCCTGAGCAGCAAGCGCACGGTGCGCCTCAGCCCCGCGCTGAACATCCCCGAAGAGCTGTTCGCGGAACTGATGACCCGGGTGGAAGACTTCGCCGGCCGCAACCCCAGCGCCGGCAAACTGCTGACCAACACCCCGCCCGACCTGCTGGCGCGGCTGACCGCCTTTGCGGCCACCAAGCCCAAGAAGCGCACCCCCAGCGATGGCTGA
- the purU gene encoding formyltetrahydrofolate deformylase, which translates to MPVLDPAFAASRVTPLILTLSCMDQPGIVHAVSGAIAASGGNIIQSQQFGDTDTGLFFMRVETDLPGDETAFRQDMAVLAERFGMTWQLDRQGRPLRTVIMVSKEGHCLSDLLYRQRSRALPLDIAAVVGNHPDLAPLAEFYGVPFVHLPVTPETKAQAEAALLDLIEREGVELVVLARYMQILSDQLCRQMSGRIINIHHSFLPSFKGARPYAQAYARGVKLMGATAHYVTADLDEGPIIEQDVTRITHADSVAAMVQQGQDVERRVLAQAVTWHAEHRVLLNGHRTVVFR; encoded by the coding sequence ATGCCTGTTCTGGACCCCGCTTTTGCCGCTTCCCGTGTCACCCCCCTGATTCTGACCCTCTCGTGCATGGACCAACCTGGCATCGTCCACGCGGTCAGCGGGGCAATTGCCGCCAGCGGGGGCAACATCATTCAGTCACAGCAGTTCGGGGACACCGACACCGGGCTCTTTTTTATGCGGGTGGAAACCGACCTGCCCGGCGACGAAACCGCTTTCCGGCAGGACATGGCAGTGCTGGCGGAACGCTTCGGCATGACCTGGCAGTTGGACCGCCAGGGCCGCCCGCTGAGAACCGTCATCATGGTGTCGAAAGAAGGTCACTGCCTGAGCGACCTGCTGTACCGGCAGCGTTCCCGCGCCCTGCCGCTGGACATCGCAGCGGTGGTGGGCAATCACCCCGACCTGGCCCCGCTGGCCGAGTTCTACGGGGTGCCGTTCGTTCACCTGCCGGTCACGCCAGAGACTAAAGCCCAGGCCGAAGCGGCGCTGCTGGACCTGATCGAGCGCGAGGGCGTGGAACTGGTGGTGCTGGCCCGCTATATGCAGATTCTCTCGGATCAGCTGTGCCGGCAGATGTCGGGGCGCATCATCAACATTCACCACTCGTTCCTGCCGTCGTTCAAGGGAGCGCGGCCCTACGCGCAGGCCTACGCACGCGGCGTGAAGCTGATGGGCGCCACCGCCCACTACGTCACGGCCGACCTGGACGAGGGCCCGATTATCGAGCAGGACGTGACCCGCATCACCCACGCCGACTCGGTAGCGGCGATGGTGCAGCAGGGGCAGGATGTAGAGCGCCGGGTGCTGGCCCAGGCAGTGACCTGGCACGCCGAGCACCGGGTGCTGCTGAACGGACACCGCACGGTGGTGTTCCGGTAA
- the dhaK gene encoding dihydroxyacetone kinase subunit DhaK: protein MKKIINDPQNVVREACEGFALAHPDLVTLHPEPLFVARREKPAGVALISGGGSGHEPLHSGFVGQGMLAAACPGEVFTSPVPDQMLAAAKEVGSEAGVLFIVKNYTGDVMNFELAAELAQAEGLKADSVTIDDDVAVQDSTWTAGRRGVAGTVLLEKIAGAAAEEGQSLAEVKAVAERVIAGTRSMGLALSGATVPAAGQPNFSLEDGEFELGIGIHGEPGRERLPMRPADELVAALLDPILSDLGAAAGEQVILLTNGMGGTPQLELYIAHRRAVQLLEERGLKVARHLVGNFVTSLEMQGLSLTVLRADDELLRLWDAPVNTAALRWGV from the coding sequence ATGAAAAAAATCATCAACGACCCCCAGAACGTGGTCCGGGAAGCCTGCGAGGGCTTCGCGCTGGCCCACCCCGACCTGGTCACCCTGCACCCCGAGCCGCTGTTCGTGGCCCGGCGTGAAAAGCCGGCCGGCGTGGCGCTGATTTCCGGCGGGGGCAGCGGACACGAGCCGCTGCACTCCGGGTTCGTGGGCCAGGGCATGCTGGCCGCCGCCTGCCCCGGCGAAGTCTTTACCAGCCCGGTGCCCGACCAGATGCTGGCCGCCGCAAAAGAGGTAGGCAGCGAGGCCGGCGTGCTGTTTATCGTCAAGAACTACACCGGCGACGTGATGAATTTCGAGCTGGCCGCCGAACTGGCCCAGGCGGAAGGCCTGAAAGCAGACAGCGTGACCATTGACGACGACGTGGCCGTGCAGGACAGCACCTGGACCGCCGGGCGCCGGGGCGTGGCCGGCACCGTGCTGCTGGAAAAAATTGCCGGCGCCGCCGCCGAAGAAGGGCAGTCGCTGGCCGAGGTCAAGGCGGTGGCCGAGCGGGTGATTGCCGGCACCCGCAGCATGGGTCTAGCGCTGAGCGGCGCGACGGTGCCGGCGGCTGGCCAGCCCAACTTCAGCCTGGAAGACGGCGAATTCGAGCTGGGAATCGGAATTCACGGCGAACCGGGCCGCGAGCGCCTGCCGATGCGCCCGGCCGACGAACTGGTCGCGGCGCTGCTGGACCCCATCCTGAGCGACCTGGGAGCGGCTGCGGGCGAGCAGGTCATTTTGCTGACCAACGGCATGGGCGGCACGCCGCAGTTGGAGCTGTACATCGCGCACCGCCGCGCCGTGCAGCTGCTGGAAGAACGCGGCCTGAAAGTGGCGCGGCATCTGGTGGGCAACTTCGTGACCAGCCTGGAAATGCAGGGCCTGAGCCTGACCGTGCTGCGCGCCGACGACGAACTGCTGCGGCTGTGGGACGCACCGGTGAACACCGCCGCGCTGCGCTGGGGGGTGTGA
- a CDS encoding ATP-dependent Clp protease ATP-binding subunit — translation MTHNRYDDRARLVFHYAREEGNRLGHAMVGPEHLLLGLMREGGSAYAVLSEFGVTLDSLRERVEEIIGRGEGSRLNDAPAITPRARRVMELATAEAREMGAPVTSTEHLLLGILREGDGVAYRILQEISKDPDTIRWRILEQGERKKPDPASLPTPMLDEFGRDLTRMARDGRLDPVIGRSDEIRRVTQILTRRTKNNPVLIGDPGVGKTAIVEGLAQAIASGKVPPALKDKRVVSLDLSGVVAGTKYRGEFEERLRQIIEELRASRVVAFIDELHTLVGAGGSEGTLDAANIMKPALSRGEIQVVGATTTGEYHRYIEKDAALERRFQPVIVLEPGPAETLEILRGIRPSYEEHHGVLLPDNVLELSIRMGERSLPGRNFPDKAIDLLDEAASRVNLNLSLELPVSLSEEGQPMVTREDLENVLNSMGGVYSDDRAADLVDLENVLGEQVYGQPEAVKALASALRRARLGLGGRNRVSASFLFAGPSGVGKTHLAKALARTLFGSERSLIRLDMSEYQEPHSVSKLIGSPPGYVGHEQGGRLTEAVRRQPFSVILLDEIEKAHPDVYNAFLQVFEDGRLTDGQGRTVDFRRTIVIMTSNTGFNIGPTVGFSPVQADSNAPLRHIFTPEFLDRLDDVIKFRPLGEAELERVAGQLLDEMAEELDSRDIAVSFAPEVAPWLVSKLKARSHKHALGSSRQLRTLLREELEDPLALELMAAAPGPDGWRVVLGEDGLEFRRDKQVKAKATQILA, via the coding sequence ATGACCCATAACCGTTACGATGACCGCGCCCGGCTGGTGTTTCACTATGCCCGCGAGGAAGGCAACCGCCTGGGGCATGCCATGGTGGGCCCCGAACATTTGCTGCTGGGCCTGATGCGTGAGGGCGGCAGTGCGTACGCCGTGCTGAGCGAGTTCGGCGTGACCCTGGACTCGCTGCGTGAACGGGTGGAAGAAATCATCGGGCGCGGCGAGGGCTCGCGCCTGAACGACGCCCCCGCGATTACCCCGCGTGCCCGGCGCGTGATGGAGCTGGCCACCGCCGAGGCCCGCGAGATGGGCGCTCCGGTGACCTCCACCGAGCACCTGCTGCTGGGTATTCTGCGCGAGGGTGACGGGGTGGCGTACCGGATTCTGCAGGAAATCAGCAAGGACCCCGACACCATTCGCTGGCGCATTCTGGAACAGGGCGAGCGGAAAAAGCCCGACCCGGCTTCGTTGCCCACCCCGATGCTGGACGAGTTTGGCCGCGACCTGACCCGAATGGCCCGCGACGGCCGGCTGGACCCGGTGATCGGGCGCAGCGACGAAATCCGCCGCGTGACCCAGATTCTGACCCGCCGCACCAAGAACAACCCGGTGCTGATCGGCGACCCCGGCGTGGGCAAGACCGCCATCGTGGAAGGGCTGGCCCAGGCCATTGCCAGCGGCAAAGTGCCCCCGGCCCTCAAGGACAAGCGGGTGGTGAGCCTGGACCTCAGCGGCGTGGTGGCCGGCACCAAGTACCGCGGCGAATTCGAGGAACGCCTGCGCCAGATTATCGAAGAACTGCGGGCCAGCCGCGTGGTGGCTTTTATTGACGAGCTGCATACCCTGGTGGGTGCCGGTGGCTCGGAAGGCACCCTGGACGCTGCCAATATCATGAAGCCGGCCCTCTCGCGCGGTGAGATTCAGGTGGTGGGGGCAACCACCACCGGCGAGTACCACCGCTATATCGAGAAAGACGCGGCGCTGGAGCGGCGTTTCCAGCCGGTGATCGTGCTGGAACCCGGCCCGGCCGAAACGCTGGAAATCCTGCGTGGTATCCGGCCTTCCTACGAGGAACACCACGGCGTGTTGCTGCCGGACAACGTGCTGGAGCTGTCTATCCGCATGGGCGAACGCAGCCTGCCGGGCCGCAACTTTCCCGACAAGGCAATTGACCTGCTGGACGAGGCCGCCAGCCGGGTGAACCTCAACCTCAGCCTGGAACTGCCGGTCAGTCTCAGCGAGGAAGGCCAGCCGATGGTGACCCGCGAAGACCTGGAAAACGTGCTGAACTCGATGGGCGGCGTTTACTCCGACGACCGCGCCGCCGACCTGGTGGACCTGGAAAACGTGCTTGGCGAGCAGGTCTACGGCCAGCCGGAAGCGGTCAAGGCACTGGCCTCGGCGCTGCGGCGGGCCCGGTTGGGCCTGGGCGGGCGCAACCGGGTGTCGGCGTCGTTCCTGTTTGCCGGTCCCAGCGGCGTGGGCAAAACCCACCTCGCCAAGGCGCTGGCCCGCACCCTGTTTGGCTCGGAGCGCTCGCTGATTCGGCTGGACATGTCGGAATATCAGGAGCCGCACAGCGTGAGCAAACTGATCGGTTCGCCTCCCGGTTACGTGGGCCACGAGCAGGGCGGCCGCCTGACCGAAGCGGTGCGCCGTCAGCCGTTCAGCGTCATCCTGCTGGACGAGATTGAAAAGGCTCACCCTGACGTGTACAACGCTTTTTTACAGGTGTTCGAGGACGGCCGCTTGACCGACGGGCAGGGCCGCACGGTGGATTTCCGCCGCACCATCGTGATCATGACCTCCAACACCGGCTTCAACATCGGTCCTACGGTGGGCTTCAGCCCGGTGCAGGCCGATTCCAACGCGCCGCTGCGCCACATCTTCACCCCCGAGTTCCTCGACCGCCTGGACGACGTGATCAAGTTCCGGCCGCTGGGTGAGGCCGAACTGGAACGGGTGGCCGGGCAGCTGCTGGACGAGATGGCCGAGGAACTGGACAGCCGCGACATCGCCGTGAGCTTCGCGCCGGAGGTGGCCCCCTGGCTGGTCAGCAAGCTGAAGGCCCGCAGCCACAAGCATGCCCTGGGCAGCAGCCGGCAGCTGCGCACCCTGCTGCGCGAGGAGCTGGAAGACCCGCTGGCGCTGGAACTGATGGCCGCCGCCCCCGGCCCGGACGGCTGGCGGGTGGTGCTGGGCGAGGACGGCCTGGAATTCCGCCGTGACAAGCAGGTGAAGGCCAAGGCCACCCAGATTCTGGCCTGA
- the dhaL gene encoding dihydroxyacetone kinase subunit DhaL → MSSDTTNGLTAAQAQAFFARFRDLIDEHAAELTALDAAIGDADHGSGMQRGAQAAAGATAGAETPASAFKAAAMSFISKVGGASGPLYGTAFLRAAGVNPQAAEWSAEDLRAALQAGYDGLVQRGGAAPGDKTMLDAWQPALEALAGGDLKAAASAAAQGRDATAELVAHKGRASYLGERSRGHIDPGAASSALLFRALAEVAGDG, encoded by the coding sequence ATGAGCAGTGACACAACCAACGGACTGACTGCCGCCCAGGCCCAGGCTTTCTTTGCCCGCTTCCGCGACCTGATCGACGAACACGCCGCCGAGCTGACCGCCCTGGACGCTGCCATCGGGGACGCCGATCATGGCAGCGGCATGCAGCGCGGCGCCCAGGCGGCCGCCGGCGCCACCGCCGGCGCCGAAACCCCGGCCTCCGCCTTCAAGGCTGCCGCCATGAGCTTTATTTCCAAGGTGGGCGGGGCCAGCGGGCCGCTGTACGGCACCGCTTTTCTGCGGGCGGCGGGTGTGAACCCGCAGGCCGCCGAGTGGAGCGCCGAGGACCTGCGGGCCGCGCTACAGGCCGGCTACGACGGGCTGGTGCAGCGCGGCGGCGCGGCTCCCGGCGACAAGACCATGCTGGACGCCTGGCAACCGGCGCTGGAAGCCCTGGCCGGCGGCGACCTGAAAGCCGCTGCCAGCGCCGCCGCGCAGGGCCGCGACGCCACCGCCGAGCTGGTGGCCCACAAGGGCCGCGCCAGTTACCTGGGCGAGCGCTCGCGCGGGCACATTGACCCCGGCGCCGCCAGCAGCGCGCTTCTGTTCCGCGCCCTGGCCGAAGTGGCGGGTGACGGATGA